Proteins encoded by one window of Thermoplasmata archaeon:
- a CDS encoding CBS domain-containing protein, producing MTDKITKIMNKNPIVLKAPASRTDALKLMAKKNVSALPIVDEEDTFLGIVSRRDIFENPKEEQIALLMRKDGPKIMNTESIAEAVNSMIKINRRHIAIVNDKNKLQGIITPKEFLKIIIEENIANPIEKYIRNPCIPIYIDVPLKVVYKTMSLTKLTAFPIIDDDLNLVGIITDRDIINSAKVDVSTSMSQVGMGEDEDAWTWEGIRNVLKILYLEEKLEIPAIKVSELMIKDPVYAHTKTPISKVASIMVDNDFSQLPVKNAYDDLVAMIYDIDLISVLSQHQHYK from the coding sequence ATGACTGATAAAATTACAAAAATCATGAATAAAAATCCAATAGTATTAAAAGCTCCTGCGAGCAGGACAGATGCACTTAAATTGATGGCTAAAAAGAATGTTAGCGCATTACCGATAGTGGATGAGGAAGATACATTCTTAGGTATTGTGAGCAGAAGAGACATCTTTGAAAATCCAAAAGAAGAGCAAATTGCATTATTGATGCGAAAAGATGGCCCGAAAATTATGAATACAGAATCTATTGCAGAAGCAGTAAATTCAATGATAAAAATAAACAGAAGGCATATCGCCATTGTTAATGATAAAAACAAGCTGCAAGGGATAATTACCCCAAAAGAGTTTTTGAAAATAATAATAGAAGAAAACATTGCAAATCCGATAGAAAAATACATCCGTAACCCTTGTATTCCAATATATATAGATGTACCGTTAAAGGTAGTTTACAAAACAATGTCTCTTACCAAACTAACTGCATTTCCGATTATTGATGATGACTTAAACCTGGTTGGAATTATCACGGACAGGGATATAATAAATAGCGCCAAAGTAGATGTATCTACATCCATGTCTCAGGTGGGCATGGGCGAAGATGAAGATGCATGGACATGGGAAGGAATAAGAAACGTATTAAAAATATTATATTTAGAAGAAAAATTGGAGATCCCTGCCATAAAAGTAAGCGAGTTAATGATCAAAGACCCAGTATATGCGCATACCAAGACCCCTATATCTAAGGTAGCAAGTATAATGGTAGATAATGATTTTAGCCAGTTACCGGTAAAAAATGCGTATGATGATCTCGTGGCTATGATATATGATATTGATTTAATATCTGTATTATCACAGCATCAACATTATAAATAA
- the map gene encoding type II methionyl aminopeptidase, with product MINKNHNLNDFSGEALESYIKAGKIAKSAIEYGKSIIKENTSVFETVTKIENYILDLGGNLAFPVNVSANDEAAHYTPSYNDSRLFKRGDLIKLDLGAHINGYIADTAVTVEVGSNNNEFLINASKKALENVVKEIHVGMELAEIGSLIEDTIKFYEYNPIYNLTGHELSKFKLHSGKTVPNYNNKDHTKLEVGMAIAIEPFATNGVGLIKEHNYGGIAILTEPPKKDLMGYYDLLYQRFNMLPFAERWLNNIENHNIIIDWLIKNRNMYKFPILKEKKRGLVTQAEHTFLVTANGIVVTTI from the coding sequence ATGATTAACAAAAATCATAACCTGAATGATTTTAGTGGAGAAGCATTAGAATCCTATATAAAAGCTGGTAAAATAGCAAAAAGCGCAATAGAATATGGGAAAAGTATCATAAAGGAAAACACATCAGTTTTTGAAACTGTTACAAAAATAGAAAATTACATATTGGATCTAGGGGGTAATCTAGCATTTCCTGTTAATGTTTCAGCAAATGATGAAGCAGCTCATTATACTCCTTCATATAACGATTCTAGGTTATTTAAAAGAGGTGATCTGATAAAACTTGATTTAGGAGCTCACATTAATGGCTATATTGCAGATACTGCAGTTACTGTTGAAGTAGGATCGAACAACAATGAATTCTTAATCAACGCATCTAAAAAAGCATTGGAAAATGTGGTTAAGGAGATTCATGTAGGGATGGAACTTGCTGAGATAGGCTCCTTAATAGAGGATACTATAAAATTTTATGAATATAACCCTATTTATAATCTTACCGGTCATGAACTATCAAAATTTAAGTTGCACAGTGGAAAAACCGTTCCTAACTACAATAATAAAGATCATACAAAACTGGAGGTGGGTATGGCTATAGCCATAGAGCCTTTTGCTACAAATGGTGTGGGATTGATAAAAGAACATAATTACGGGGGTATTGCAATACTTACAGAGCCACCCAAAAAAGATCTGATGGGATATTATGATCTCTTATACCAGCGATTCAATATGTTGCCTTTTGCTGAACGATGGCTTAATAATATTGAAAATCATAATATAATAATAGATTGGCTCATAAAAAATAGGAATATGTATAAATTTCCAATATTAAAAGAAAAAAAGAGAGGGCTTGTAACACAAGCAGAGCATACTTTTTTAGTAACAGCCAATGGAATAGTAGTAACAACTATTTAA
- the guaB gene encoding IMP dehydrogenase, producing MFIEKFEYIKTGLTFDDVLLIPSRTSVDPKDTHVSSSVSRHIKLKIPIVSSPMDTVTEDAMAIAMARMGGLGIVHRNLTVDEQVAIVKKVKKEESIIIRDLYTVSPDTSIKDAQKIILDKKITGLPVIMEGKLVGILTSRDIRFYKGENLSVKDLMTKEVVTGSENIKISEAIKILHDNRIEKLPIVDSQNRLVGLITASDIEKRETYPDATRDKEGRLKVGAAVGPFDISRAEMLEKSGVDLLVIDTAHAHNEKVMLGIKEIRKKLDIDIIAGNIATKESAEDIIALEVDGLRVGIGPGSICTTRIIAGAGMPQLEAISQAAEIAEKQQIPVIADGGIRYSGDIVKAIAAGANVVMLGSLLAGTDEAPGEEMFIEGKKFKSYRGMGSLGAIQKGLSDRYGKIGGTKFVPEGVEAAIPYKGKVKDTILQLIGGVRSGMGYVGAKDIDSLRKNARFIRITQSGLIESHPHNVTIISDSPNYPVK from the coding sequence ATGTTTATAGAAAAATTTGAATATATTAAAACAGGGCTTACATTCGATGATGTGCTTTTAATACCCTCTAGAACGAGCGTTGATCCTAAAGATACGCATGTATCTTCTTCTGTTTCTAGACATATAAAATTGAAGATCCCAATAGTCAGTTCTCCTATGGATACAGTAACTGAAGATGCCATGGCCATCGCAATGGCTAGGATGGGTGGTTTAGGAATAGTCCATAGAAATTTAACAGTTGATGAACAGGTGGCAATTGTAAAAAAGGTAAAGAAAGAAGAGAGTATTATAATAAGGGATTTATACACTGTTTCCCCTGATACATCGATTAAAGATGCTCAGAAAATTATTTTAGATAAAAAAATTACGGGCTTGCCGGTCATAATGGAAGGAAAGTTAGTGGGAATCCTGACTTCAAGAGATATTAGATTTTATAAAGGAGAAAATCTATCAGTAAAAGACCTTATGACTAAAGAAGTGGTAACCGGCTCAGAAAATATCAAGATAAGTGAGGCAATAAAAATATTGCATGATAATAGAATTGAAAAATTACCAATCGTAGATAGTCAAAATAGATTAGTAGGATTGATTACTGCCAGCGATATTGAAAAGAGAGAAACCTATCCAGATGCAACCAGGGATAAAGAGGGTAGGCTGAAAGTAGGTGCTGCTGTTGGCCCATTTGATATTTCAAGGGCAGAGATGCTTGAAAAATCAGGAGTTGATTTATTGGTGATTGACACCGCTCATGCACATAACGAGAAAGTTATGTTAGGAATAAAAGAAATTCGTAAAAAACTGGATATTGATATTATTGCTGGAAACATTGCCACTAAAGAATCTGCAGAAGATATCATAGCGCTGGAAGTGGATGGTTTAAGAGTTGGAATAGGGCCAGGTTCAATCTGTACTACTAGGATAATTGCCGGTGCTGGAATGCCACAATTAGAAGCTATTTCACAAGCTGCAGAAATTGCTGAGAAACAGCAGATTCCGGTAATTGCAGATGGAGGCATTAGATATTCTGGAGACATTGTAAAAGCTATTGCTGCAGGAGCAAATGTAGTAATGCTAGGAAGCCTATTAGCAGGTACAGATGAAGCACCAGGAGAAGAGATGTTTATAGAGGGAAAGAAATTTAAGAGTTATAGGGGTATGGGTTCATTAGGTGCAATACAGAAAGGTCTGTCAGACAGATATGGTAAGATTGGCGGTACAAAGTTTGTTCCAGAAGGCGTTGAAGCAGCAATACCATATAAGGGAAAAGTTAAAGATACGATTTTACAGTTGATAGGCGGGGTCAGATCAGGAATGGGATATGTAGGTGCAAAAGATATAGATTCATTGAGAAAAAATGCCAGATTCATCAGGATTACGCAAAGTGGCTTGATTGAAAGCCATCCGCATAATGTCACCATAATCTCTGATTCGCCAAACTATCCTGTTAAATAG